The proteins below come from a single Papaver somniferum cultivar HN1 chromosome 11, ASM357369v1, whole genome shotgun sequence genomic window:
- the LOC113322903 gene encoding DNA-directed RNA polymerase V subunit 7-like — MYLRVELSWNVVVSAEQLHGEGLLLQRAIILQLMEDFSNRKANSDYGYFVAPTALERIGDGKVRQDSGDVLFPVVFKCISFKPFKGEILCGVVNKIMKQGVFLSCGPIEKVFLAAIKMGDYHHFPGENPVFQNDKDSKIEKDVQVRFKVLGTKWIETDREFQILGSLEGDYLGPIYKGEI; from the coding sequence ATGTATCTCAGGGTGGAATTATCGTGGAACGTAGTGGTGTCTGCTGAGCAGCTGCATGGTGAAGGGCTGCTTCTCCAAAGAGCTATAATCTTGCAATTGATGGAGGACTTCTCAAACCGCAAAGCGAACTCGGACTACGGGTATTTTGTGGCTCCTACTGCCTTGGAACGCATAGGGGACGGAAAGGTCAGGCAGGATTCTGGCGACGTTCTCTTCCCTGTTGTTTTCAAATGTATCTCCTTCAAACCGTTCAAGGGAGAGATCCTGTGTGGTGTGGTGAACAAGATCATGAAGCAGGGGGTTTTCCTAAGCTGTGGtcccattgaaaaggtttttcttgCAGCTATCAAGATGGGAGATTACCATCACTTCCCTGGTGAGAATCCAGTGTTCCAGAATGACAAGGACTCCAAGATAGAGAAGGATGTGCAGGTTCGCTTCAAGGTCCTTGGAACAAAGTGGATTGAAACGGATAGGGAATTTCAGATCTTGGGAAGCTTGGAAGGTGATTATCTGGGACCCATCTACAAGGGTGAAATCTAA